The Streptomyces sp. NBC_00691 genome has a segment encoding these proteins:
- a CDS encoding tannase/feruloyl esterase family alpha/beta hydrolase, with amino-acid sequence MRLFPGVPLFAALLTAVTVLAPAGPAGAEEQAGAGTPAHCARQDRLHVPGAEHQQSACLADLTTAGLAGTPYTDTADQAGLAALGSRHPSGVPGVQIDGYFPDDSRLNATHGWAHDAQFVIRLPDRWNGGLVVTGAPGTRRQYSTDALISDQVLAAGFAYAATDKGNTGPDFFTDGRGPGDAVAEWNRRVTELTRAAKKAARQRYGSAPERTYMTGISNGGYLTRWQLENRPELYDGGVDWEGVLWTSRGPNLLTSLPVTVARSLGQASDEDLIAAGFAPGSRFLWPYYEKAYWGLTQKIFRAEFDPTYDPACPGSTAGGTVEQIFAPCASDAAYDYASRPASVHRAVAKVALTGRIGKPLITLHGDLDTLLPLATDSDVYARMIDERGRGGLHRFYTVQGGTHTDGLYDTYPDRLRPILPCYRSAFDALTGWVERGTAPPADRTITRPASGDVVDSCALEG; translated from the coding sequence ATGCGCCTGTTCCCAGGCGTCCCGCTGTTCGCAGCGCTCCTGACCGCCGTCACCGTCCTGGCTCCCGCGGGTCCCGCAGGGGCGGAGGAGCAGGCAGGGGCGGGCACCCCCGCGCACTGCGCGCGTCAGGACCGGCTCCACGTTCCCGGCGCCGAGCACCAGCAGTCCGCCTGCCTGGCGGATCTGACGACCGCCGGGCTCGCGGGCACGCCGTACACCGACACCGCTGACCAGGCCGGGCTCGCCGCCCTGGGGTCCCGTCACCCCTCGGGCGTCCCCGGCGTCCAGATCGACGGCTACTTCCCCGACGACTCGCGGCTCAACGCCACCCACGGCTGGGCGCACGACGCCCAGTTCGTCATCCGGCTGCCCGACCGCTGGAACGGTGGCCTCGTCGTCACCGGCGCGCCCGGCACCCGGCGCCAGTACTCCACGGACGCGCTGATCTCCGACCAGGTCCTCGCCGCGGGCTTCGCCTACGCCGCCACCGACAAGGGCAACACGGGGCCGGACTTCTTCACCGACGGGCGCGGTCCCGGCGACGCGGTCGCCGAGTGGAACCGCCGGGTGACGGAGCTGACGCGGGCAGCGAAGAAGGCGGCTCGGCAGCGTTACGGCAGCGCCCCGGAGCGTACGTACATGACGGGCATCTCCAACGGCGGCTATCTGACGCGCTGGCAGCTGGAGAACCGGCCCGAGCTGTACGACGGCGGGGTCGACTGGGAGGGCGTGCTGTGGACCTCCCGCGGGCCCAACCTCCTGACGAGCCTGCCCGTGACGGTGGCCCGGTCGCTCGGACAGGCCTCCGACGAGGATCTGATCGCGGCGGGCTTCGCGCCCGGTTCGCGCTTCCTGTGGCCGTACTACGAGAAGGCGTACTGGGGGCTGACCCAGAAGATCTTCCGCGCCGAGTTCGACCCCACGTACGATCCCGCCTGCCCCGGTTCCACCGCCGGCGGGACCGTGGAACAGATCTTCGCGCCCTGTGCCTCGGACGCCGCGTACGACTACGCCTCCCGGCCCGCTTCCGTCCACCGCGCGGTGGCGAAGGTCGCGCTCACCGGTCGCATCGGCAAGCCGCTCATCACCCTCCACGGCGACCTCGACACGCTGCTGCCGCTCGCCACGGACTCGGACGTGTACGCGCGGATGATCGACGAGCGGGGCCGGGGCGGGCTGCACCGGTTCTACACGGTGCAGGGCGGGACGCACACCGACGGTCTGTACGACACGTATCCGGACCGTCTGCGTCCGATCCTGCCGTGCTACCGCTCCGCGTTCGACGCGCTGACGGGCTGGGTCGAGAGGGGTACGGCTCCCCCGGCGGACCGGACGATCACCCGGCCCGCGAGCGGTGACGTGGTCGACTCCTGCGCCTTGGAGGGGTGA
- a CDS encoding bifunctional serine/threonine-protein kinase/glutamate ABC transporter substrate-binding protein, protein MERLGGGGMGTVWRAMDLALHREVALKEVRPPDPALAEYDPEAARELRIRVLREARALARVAHPQVVTIHHIVDGGEGTYPWLVMELVPGGSLQDRLDRGELTVGEAATLGRGILAGLRAAHAVGIQHRDIKPPNVLLRPDGQPVLTDFGIAAIHGATALTAAGSIIGTPDYMAPERVSGEEGGPAADLWSLAMTLYVAVEGHHPLRRANTLATLAAVLGEDVPPPLRAGALTRVLTNVLVRDPAARPDGEALDRMLADVEARAGTDAHHRPGPETPSPPRPPHRAQPRPEPRERVPHAGPGDGRPAVDAGADTATSFPLAPPLPARPPTAHRRRGGMYAAVAGAAVVLSGVLVWNLLPLGGTKDDGDGDRAEGKPSGQGSSPSGPSTPATGASGADPTGGAKITIGIKFDQPGLGFKNPDGTYAGLDVDVATYVARVLGHAPADIVWKEARSSLRESLLTGGDVDLVVATYTYNSLRDQKVDFVGPYFMAHQDVLLPSDDTTVKRPTDLDGRKVCTATGSSTALLIRTKLAPQAQVVTRDSHSRCIDDLATGAVDAVTTDNTLLAGYAARDTYKGRFKLAGFSVSDEPYGIGVPEGGDANGAVRRALQKMIDDGSWKKAVERNLPLLSDATPPAQQWPTSGGAP, encoded by the coding sequence ATGGAGCGGCTCGGCGGGGGCGGTATGGGCACCGTGTGGCGTGCCATGGACCTCGCGCTCCATCGTGAGGTGGCCCTCAAGGAGGTCCGCCCGCCCGACCCCGCACTGGCCGAGTACGACCCCGAGGCCGCCCGCGAACTCCGCATCCGGGTTCTGCGTGAGGCCCGGGCACTCGCGCGCGTGGCGCACCCCCAGGTGGTGACCATCCATCACATCGTGGACGGCGGGGAGGGCACGTACCCCTGGCTCGTCATGGAACTGGTCCCCGGCGGTTCCCTCCAGGACCGCCTCGACCGCGGTGAACTCACCGTCGGCGAGGCGGCGACTCTGGGGCGCGGAATCCTCGCGGGACTTCGGGCGGCCCACGCGGTGGGCATCCAGCACCGGGACATCAAGCCGCCGAACGTCCTGCTGCGGCCCGACGGGCAGCCGGTCCTGACCGACTTCGGCATCGCGGCGATCCACGGGGCCACCGCCCTCACCGCCGCCGGGTCCATCATCGGCACGCCCGACTACATGGCGCCCGAGCGCGTCAGCGGCGAGGAGGGCGGGCCCGCCGCCGACCTCTGGTCGCTGGCCATGACGCTGTACGTCGCGGTGGAGGGCCACCATCCGCTGCGACGCGCGAACACGCTCGCCACGCTCGCGGCCGTCCTCGGCGAGGACGTGCCGCCGCCCCTGCGGGCCGGGGCGCTGACCCGGGTCCTGACGAACGTGCTGGTACGGGATCCGGCGGCGCGCCCGGACGGCGAGGCCCTGGACCGGATGCTCGCCGACGTGGAGGCCCGTGCCGGAACGGACGCCCACCACCGGCCGGGGCCGGAGACCCCGTCTCCGCCTCGGCCCCCGCATCGAGCGCAGCCGCGGCCTGAGCCGCGGGAACGGGTTCCGCATGCGGGCCCGGGCGACGGACGCCCCGCCGTCGACGCGGGCGCGGACACCGCCACCTCCTTCCCCCTCGCGCCCCCGCTCCCGGCCCGGCCGCCGACGGCGCACAGACGGCGCGGCGGGATGTACGCGGCGGTCGCGGGGGCGGCCGTCGTCCTCAGCGGTGTGCTCGTCTGGAACCTCCTCCCGCTCGGAGGCACGAAGGACGACGGAGACGGCGATCGTGCCGAGGGCAAGCCGAGCGGCCAGGGATCCTCACCGTCGGGACCGTCCACGCCCGCCACGGGCGCGTCCGGCGCCGACCCGACCGGCGGAGCCAAGATCACCATCGGCATCAAGTTCGACCAGCCCGGACTCGGCTTCAAGAACCCGGACGGCACGTACGCGGGTCTCGACGTGGACGTGGCGACCTACGTCGCCCGCGTGCTCGGGCACGCTCCCGCCGACATCGTCTGGAAGGAGGCCCGGAGCTCCCTGCGCGAGTCGCTCCTGACCGGCGGGGACGTCGACCTCGTCGTGGCCACGTACACGTACAACTCCCTGCGGGACCAGAAGGTCGACTTCGTCGGCCCCTACTTCATGGCCCATCAGGACGTCCTGCTCCCCTCGGACGACACCACGGTCAAGCGCCCGACGGATCTCGACGGCCGGAAGGTCTGCACGGCCACCGGTTCCAGTACCGCGCTGCTGATCCGGACGAAGCTCGCCCCCCAGGCACAGGTCGTGACCCGGGACAGCCACTCCCGCTGCATCGACGACCTCGCCACGGGCGCCGTCGACGCCGTCACCACCGACAACACGCTGCTCGCCGGGTACGCGGCGCGAGACACGTACAAGGGCCGGTTCAAGCTCGCCGGTTTCAGCGTCAGCGACGAGCCCTACGGCATCGGCGTTCCGGAGGGCGGCGACGCGAACGGCGCCGTCCGACGGGCACTCCAGAAGATGATCGACGACGGCTCCTGGAAGAAGGCCGTCGAGAGGAACCTCCCGCTCCTCAGCGACGCCACACCGCCTGCCCAGCAGTGGCCCACCAGCGGTGGGGCTCCCTGA
- a CDS encoding MHYT domain-containing protein: MGHLDHATFGWLTPVLAYAMACVGAALGLRCTVRALDATGRSRRNWLLTAASAIGTGIWTMHFVAMLGFGVAGTDIRYNVPLTLLSLVVAMVVVGVGVFAVGYGRDRVRSLLIGGLTTGVGVASMHYMGMVALQLHGEVHFDPLFVGLSVLIAVVAATAALWAALNIHSPAAVAVASLVMGAAVTSMHYTGMFAVRVDVVPSTATLPGATLMQFIFPLAVGLGSYLFITSAFVALSPTAKERAAYASAGRLTDDRAVDVAPPGFRSAEAVRTSTS, from the coding sequence ATGGGACACCTGGACCACGCCACCTTCGGCTGGCTGACACCTGTACTGGCGTACGCGATGGCCTGCGTCGGCGCCGCCCTCGGGCTGCGCTGCACCGTTCGCGCCCTCGACGCGACCGGCCGCTCGCGTCGCAACTGGCTGCTCACCGCGGCCTCCGCGATCGGCACCGGCATCTGGACGATGCACTTCGTGGCGATGCTCGGCTTCGGCGTGGCCGGCACCGACATCCGCTACAACGTTCCGCTCACCCTTCTCAGCCTCGTCGTCGCGATGGTCGTCGTCGGCGTCGGGGTGTTCGCCGTCGGCTACGGACGCGACCGCGTCCGCTCGCTCCTGATCGGCGGACTCACCACGGGTGTCGGCGTGGCGAGCATGCACTACATGGGCATGGTCGCCCTCCAGCTCCACGGTGAGGTCCACTTCGACCCCCTCTTCGTCGGCCTCTCCGTGCTCATCGCCGTCGTCGCCGCCACCGCGGCCCTGTGGGCGGCCCTCAACATCCACTCGCCCGCCGCCGTGGCCGTCGCCTCGCTCGTGATGGGCGCGGCCGTCACGAGCATGCACTACACCGGCATGTTCGCGGTGCGGGTGGACGTGGTCCCCTCGACCGCCACCCTCCCCGGCGCCACGCTCATGCAGTTCATCTTCCCGCTCGCCGTCGGCCTCGGCTCGTATCTCTTCATCACCTCCGCCTTCGTCGCCCTCTCGCCGACGGCCAAGGAGCGTGCGGCGTACGCCTCCGCCGGCCGCCTCACCGACGACCGGGCGGTCGACGTCGCGCCTCCGGGCTTCCGGTCCGCCGAGGCCGTCCGCACATCGACGAGCTGA
- a CDS encoding class I SAM-dependent methyltransferase yields the protein MSDDPTHVREFFGARAADWDSRFPDDGPAYAAAVRELGLRPGDAVLDAGCGTGRALTPLREAVGSSGTVLGADLTPEMLARAVAAGRGGTAGTATLLLTDVGRLPVRDGALDAVFGAGLVSHLADPVADLRELARVVRPGGRLALFHPIGRAALAARHGRRITPDDLRAEPRLRPVLAEAGWRLVGYVDEDARYLAMAVREN from the coding sequence ATGAGCGATGACCCCACACACGTCCGAGAGTTCTTCGGCGCCCGCGCCGCCGACTGGGACAGCCGCTTTCCCGACGACGGCCCCGCGTACGCGGCCGCGGTGAGGGAACTCGGCCTGCGCCCGGGCGACGCGGTGCTCGACGCCGGCTGCGGGACCGGACGCGCCCTCACACCGCTCCGCGAGGCCGTCGGCTCGTCCGGCACCGTACTCGGAGCCGACCTCACCCCCGAGATGCTCGCGCGGGCCGTCGCCGCCGGGCGCGGCGGCACGGCCGGAACGGCGACGCTGCTGCTCACCGACGTCGGACGCCTGCCGGTGCGCGACGGCGCGCTCGACGCGGTCTTCGGCGCGGGGCTCGTCTCCCATCTCGCGGATCCCGTGGCCGATCTGCGGGAACTCGCCCGCGTCGTGCGGCCCGGCGGCCGGCTCGCGCTCTTCCACCCGATCGGTCGCGCGGCCCTCGCGGCCCGCCACGGCCGTCGGATCACCCCCGACGACCTGCGCGCCGAACCCCGGCTGCGTCCCGTACTCGCCGAGGCCGGCTGGCGGCTCGTCGGTTACGTCGACGAGGACGCCCGCTACCTGGCCATGGCCGTACGGGAGAACTGA
- a CDS encoding MOSC domain-containing protein, with protein MSDGTVITVSSNGTYTFTKPNREGITLLAGLGVEGDVHAGVTVKHRSRVAQDPTQPNLRQVHLIHAELFDDVADAGFEVAPGDLGENVTTRGIDLLGLPTGTRLHLGAEAVVEITGLRNPCAQIDAFQHGLLKQVVGRDANGEIVRKAGIMGVVLAGGDVRPGDPIRAELPEGPHRPLEKV; from the coding sequence ATGAGCGACGGCACGGTCATCACGGTCAGCAGCAACGGCACGTACACGTTCACCAAGCCCAACCGCGAGGGCATCACCCTCCTCGCCGGGCTCGGCGTGGAGGGCGACGTCCATGCGGGCGTGACCGTCAAGCACAGGTCGCGCGTCGCCCAGGACCCGACACAGCCGAACCTGCGTCAGGTCCACCTCATCCACGCGGAGCTCTTCGACGACGTCGCCGACGCCGGCTTCGAGGTCGCTCCCGGCGACCTCGGCGAGAACGTCACCACACGGGGGATCGACCTCCTCGGCCTGCCCACCGGTACCCGTCTGCACCTCGGCGCGGAGGCCGTCGTGGAGATCACCGGACTCCGCAACCCGTGCGCCCAGATCGACGCCTTCCAGCACGGACTGCTCAAGCAGGTGGTCGGCCGTGACGCGAACGGCGAGATCGTGCGCAAGGCCGGGATCATGGGCGTCGTGCTGGCCGGCGGCGACGTCCGCCCCGGCGACCCGATCCGCGCCGAGCTGCCGGAGGGCCCGCACCGTCCGCTGGAGAAGGTCTGA